The Streptomyces sp. NBC_00670 genome window below encodes:
- a CDS encoding (2,3-dihydroxybenzoyl)adenylate synthase, giving the protein MTDAQPTWPEAESARYRAAGHWQGVTFGARLRQAGTEHAERVAVVDGDRRWTYTELDAEADRVAAGLRGLGIGRGDRVVVQLPNRAEFVLVWFGLQRLGAVPVHAMPGHRRREIGHLVRLSGAVACVVPDRHARFDHRELMREVRAELGPDGSLRHVVVVGDPGPYEDVVAFDALRASGADPAGLDTGSPGVEAADPDPGTLALLLLSGGTTGLPKLIPRTHDDYAYNARACADVCALGTHTVYLAVLPLGFNFTFACPGVLGTLMAGGTVVIAPDPSPQTAFALVEREGVTLTSLTPPLVPHWTEEAASGSWDLGSLAVVQVGGARLPEDHARRLGPALGARVQQVFGMAEGLINLTRLDDPDDLVRTTQGRPASPDDEVLVVDADGRPVPDGTPGELLTRGPYTLRGYYRAEAHNRTAFTPDGYYRSGDVVRRLPSGHLVVVGRIKDQINRGGEKIPAAEVEEQLLTHPAITAAALVGVEDERWGERSVAFVVCPGAAPGTREVAAHIRACGLAGHKAPDEVVQVPALPLTAVGKVDKAALARTLER; this is encoded by the coding sequence ATGACGGACGCTCAACCGACCTGGCCGGAGGCGGAATCGGCGCGCTACCGGGCCGCCGGACACTGGCAGGGCGTGACCTTCGGCGCCCGTCTGCGGCAGGCGGGCACCGAGCACGCGGAGCGCGTCGCGGTGGTCGACGGCGACCGGCGCTGGACCTACACGGAGCTCGACGCGGAGGCCGACCGCGTCGCCGCCGGACTGCGCGGACTGGGCATCGGGCGGGGCGACCGGGTGGTGGTCCAGCTCCCCAACCGCGCCGAGTTCGTGCTCGTCTGGTTCGGGCTGCAACGGCTCGGCGCGGTGCCGGTGCACGCCATGCCCGGGCACCGGCGCCGGGAGATCGGCCACCTGGTACGGCTGTCGGGCGCCGTGGCCTGCGTGGTGCCCGACCGGCACGCCCGGTTCGACCACCGGGAACTGATGCGCGAGGTACGCGCGGAGCTGGGTCCGGACGGCTCGCTGCGCCACGTCGTCGTGGTCGGCGACCCGGGCCCGTACGAGGACGTCGTCGCCTTCGACGCGCTGCGGGCGAGCGGTGCGGACCCGGCCGGCCTCGACACCGGCTCCCCCGGTGTCGAGGCCGCCGACCCGGACCCCGGCACCCTCGCCCTCCTGCTGCTCTCCGGCGGCACCACGGGCCTGCCCAAGCTCATCCCGCGCACGCACGACGACTACGCCTACAACGCCCGCGCCTGCGCCGACGTCTGCGCACTCGGCACACACACCGTCTACCTGGCGGTCCTGCCCCTGGGCTTCAACTTCACCTTCGCCTGCCCCGGCGTGCTGGGCACCCTCATGGCCGGCGGAACCGTGGTGATCGCGCCGGACCCGAGCCCGCAGACGGCCTTCGCCCTCGTCGAGCGGGAGGGCGTGACCCTGACCTCCCTGACCCCGCCGCTCGTCCCGCACTGGACGGAGGAGGCGGCGTCCGGCTCCTGGGACCTCGGGAGCCTCGCGGTGGTGCAGGTCGGCGGGGCACGGCTGCCGGAGGACCACGCCCGCAGGCTCGGACCGGCGCTCGGCGCGCGCGTGCAACAGGTCTTCGGCATGGCGGAGGGGCTGATCAACCTCACCCGCCTCGACGACCCCGACGACCTCGTCCGCACCACCCAGGGCAGGCCCGCCTCACCGGACGACGAGGTACTCGTGGTGGACGCGGACGGCCGGCCGGTCCCGGACGGCACCCCGGGCGAGCTGCTCACCCGGGGCCCGTACACCCTGCGCGGCTACTACCGCGCCGAGGCGCACAACCGCACGGCCTTCACCCCGGACGGGTACTACCGCTCCGGCGACGTCGTGCGGCGGCTGCCGAGCGGGCACCTCGTCGTGGTGGGGCGGATCAAGGACCAGATCAACCGCGGCGGCGAGAAGATCCCCGCGGCAGAGGTGGAGGAGCAGTTGCTGACCCATCCGGCGATCACCGCGGCGGCCCTGGTCGGGGTGGAGGACGAACGGTGGGGCGAGCGGTCCGTGGCCTTCGTGGTCTGCCCGGGGGCGGCCCCCGGAACGCGGGAGGTCGCCGCCCACATCAGGGCGTGCGGACTGGCCGGACACAAGGCGCCGGACGAGGTCGTCCAGGTCCCCGCGCTTCCGCTCACCGCGGTGGGGAAGGTCGACAAGGCCGCGCTGGCCCGCACTCTCGAGCGGTGA
- a CDS encoding TetR/AcrR family transcriptional regulator: MGPEEVNEGREAAAGEGRRTRRHDPRRRDRVLDAALDVLVEDGVAGITHRKVAARADVPLGSVTYHFASLTELCAQAFARYVEQRSAEYEALFTGVTSREELVDVLVELVTGVPSRSRSAVLGFELHLAALRDPALRTLTQEWTRASRAVLARITGPGTAARLDALLEGMILHTLLSTEAEPRARTRAAIAQTLGPAPGPGA; the protein is encoded by the coding sequence ATGGGCCCCGAGGAAGTGAACGAAGGACGAGAGGCGGCGGCCGGCGAGGGGCGGCGCACCCGTCGCCACGATCCGCGACGCAGGGATCGCGTGCTCGACGCCGCGCTGGACGTGCTCGTCGAGGACGGGGTCGCCGGAATCACGCACCGCAAGGTCGCCGCCCGGGCGGACGTGCCGCTGGGCTCGGTCACGTACCACTTCGCGAGCCTGACCGAGCTGTGCGCGCAGGCGTTCGCCCGGTACGTCGAACAGCGGAGCGCCGAGTACGAGGCGCTGTTCACCGGTGTCACCTCGCGCGAGGAACTGGTCGACGTCCTCGTGGAGCTGGTCACGGGTGTGCCGTCCCGCAGCCGCAGCGCGGTCCTCGGTTTCGAACTGCACCTGGCCGCGCTGCGCGATCCCGCGCTGCGCACACTGACCCAGGAGTGGACCAGGGCGAGCCGGGCCGTGCTGGCCCGCATCACCGGGCCCGGGACCGCCGCCCGCCTCGACGCCCTCCTGGAGGGAATGATCCTGCACACGCTGCTGTCCACGGAGGCGGAACCGCGTGCGCGGACCCGGGCAGCCATCGCGCAGACGCTCGGCCCCGCCCCCGGACCGGGTGCGTGA
- a CDS encoding epoxide hydrolase family protein, protein MSATVPVLRISDDDLEALRAWLRATRWAEPWPVAGWEAGTDAAELRRLVTYWASDYDWRAHEASVNALPSHFADLDGTPVHYLRYDGEHPDALPIVLTHGWPSTVLELTALAERLAAPSRHGGDAQDAFTVIVPSLPGFAFSPQRPALTGTEQTHDLWHRLMHDHLGFRHYAAHGGDLGAGITSRLAEAHPGSVVGIHLLAAAAPADHDPASLTPEEQRHLTSTAAWQAEEGGYLHQQSTRPLTLAPALNDSPAGLLSWLLEKYRAWSDCGGDLSTRFSDDFLLTQVSLYWFTGTISTSFRPYYEYAHHLTRRVRRVDVPTALALFPADLSQPPRSWAERTHHLTRYTHMPRGGHFAAHEEPALLADDITAFFRALRPA, encoded by the coding sequence GTGTCGGCCACCGTCCCCGTCCTCAGGATCAGCGACGACGACCTGGAGGCTCTCCGCGCCTGGCTACGGGCCACCCGCTGGGCCGAGCCCTGGCCCGTGGCCGGCTGGGAGGCGGGTACCGACGCGGCCGAACTCCGCCGCCTCGTCACGTACTGGGCCTCGGACTACGACTGGCGGGCTCACGAAGCCTCCGTCAACGCGCTGCCGTCCCACTTCGCCGACCTCGACGGCACACCGGTGCACTACCTCCGCTACGACGGCGAGCATCCCGACGCCCTGCCGATCGTGCTCACCCACGGCTGGCCGAGCACCGTCCTGGAGCTCACGGCCCTCGCCGAACGACTGGCCGCACCCTCCCGCCACGGAGGCGACGCCCAGGACGCGTTCACCGTGATCGTCCCTTCCCTGCCCGGCTTCGCCTTCTCCCCCCAGCGGCCCGCCCTCACCGGCACCGAGCAGACGCACGACCTCTGGCACCGGCTGATGCACGACCATCTCGGCTTCCGGCACTACGCGGCCCACGGCGGAGACCTCGGCGCCGGCATCACCTCACGGCTCGCCGAAGCGCACCCCGGCTCCGTCGTCGGCATCCACCTGCTCGCCGCCGCGGCCCCCGCCGACCACGACCCGGCCTCGCTGACGCCCGAGGAGCAGCGGCACCTCACGTCCACCGCGGCCTGGCAGGCGGAGGAGGGCGGCTACCTGCACCAGCAGAGCACCCGCCCCCTCACCCTCGCCCCCGCGCTGAACGACTCACCCGCCGGACTGCTCTCCTGGCTCCTGGAGAAGTACCGCGCGTGGAGCGACTGCGGAGGGGACCTGTCCACCCGCTTCAGCGATGACTTCCTCCTCACCCAGGTGTCCCTCTACTGGTTCACCGGCACGATCTCCACGTCCTTCCGGCCGTACTACGAGTACGCGCACCACCTCACCCGGCGGGTCCGGCGGGTGGACGTCCCCACCGCCCTCGCCCTGTTCCCCGCGGACCTCTCCCAACCGCCACGGAGCTGGGCCGAGCGCACCCACCACCTCACGCGCTACACGCACATGCCACGCGGCGGCCACTTCGCCGCCCACGAGGAACCCGCCCTGCTCGCCGACGACATCACCGCGTTCTTCCGCGCACTCCGGCCCGCCTGA
- a CDS encoding non-ribosomal peptide synthetase produces MSDEAVVKARTATEGDPGSRDSPALTAPAVREAVAHALDMAPRDLDGDRDLFELGLDSLVLMTLAGTWRRAGSTVTFQDLARVPTLTAWTALLARAPRGPGPAAARPVPSARAETGPFPLATMQHAYWIGRQDGQPLGGVDAHFYVELDGHDVDPARLDTALRELVRRHGMLRAVFDDEGRQRHGEPGTPLILHDLRAHTPEEADAVLESLRERGTHARTDLATGEVFRAALCLLPDGRTRLRIGLDMMAGDALSLRVLLSDLRRFYESPDDPPPALTLDYRHYLAEHDARRAAERERHAAWWRERLHRLPRAPRLPTTVDPLTPVGADDTALTRSRRLHHWLGPDDKAALLTAARRHGLTPAAALATAFAEVVAAWSDTRRFLLNLPLFDREPFSPEVAHLVGDFSSSVLLDADLDAPLPFHQQARRLQERLQEGISHGAYGGVEVLRDLARAEGGPVLAPIVYTSAIGLGEIFEQDVQKSFGRPSWIISQGPQVYLDAQVTELDGGLLLNWDVREGVFEAGVPDAAFDAYRRLVGRLLTDPGAWSRPVDGLLAPGVLARRAVAAPPSAPVPERALHTRFFARAETDPDRTAVLPATGTPLTYGALARAARRIAALLRDHGVREGDTVAVTLPKGVGQIAAVLGVLAAGAAYAPVGVEQPAVRRARIHSVAGASAVLTDRAHAHLCADTAAPAPVLLVEDATTAAPAPVVLPDPGLPAYVLFTSGSTGLPKGVEVSHRAVVNTVEAMAEQLGLGPQDRTLALSALDFDLATWDIFTPLSLGGQVVTVGQEHRRDAHHWARLVRTHGVTLVQCVPALLDLLMAAGEDARDGAGLGDSLRMVLLGGDWIGLDQPARLRALVPGCRFVALGGMTEAAVHSTVFEVAETDPAWTSVPYGVPLRNMRARVVDGRGRDCPDLVPGELWIGGPGVANGYRADPGRTAERFVEHDGERWYRSGDLARYRPDGVLEFLGRADHQVKIGGHRIELGEVESALEDDPAVLHAVATVLDTPVRHLAAAVSARGRAPGPDTAPARGETPGPDAVRARGAAPDPDAVRARAAERLPAYMVPERVLVLDELPLTANGKLDRAAVHRTLTEAAGRAAPRISAPAGPVESAVAAEWADLLGGAEVGRESGFFLLGGDSLIATRLIGRLRAAGFPDARVADLFAHPVLQDFCATLRPRPSDDREPAPPVLVPDPDRAHEPFPLTDVQAAYHTGRDPRFTLGGVGTWHYTEFDGTGVDLDRLEHAWNTLVRRHGMLRAVVEDGHQRVLPEVPRVRVPVEDAPAGAEAEALAGLRARLSQQVRDPARWPLFALGAVRHHGDDGEVRTRLGIGLDYLVLDALSLTTLYAELNALYADPDHRLPPVDITFRDCLTGLPADPGSVARARAHWQDRLAELPPPPALPHDRDPATLQAPVFTRRRLTLPAEDWRAVKRRAVRYGLTPSTVLLALYAEVLEAWSGTDAVTVTLTLFNRRDTHPHIHRVLGDFTTLSLAGHRREGAAWLPAALALQRRQAADLDHTDVPVDWLLREFGRRTGTVDAAAPVVFTSAIGVGDATLAGPGTGFPEKVWGISQSPQVCLDNQVTEESGNLVVTWDAVEELFPEGVVDAMFDAHAALLSHLVTGDWEAPLPDLLPAAQGARRAAAAREAALEPADPRPLHETFFARAADRPDRTALVTTAGEETSYGTLAAQALRTAAALVDAGVAPGEPVAVTLPKGPEQIAAVLGVLAAGAAYVPLGHGQPAARLARVHATARFRIVVGQWPDQDGTGPRALPFPTTQTHEPLPAPLGTSPSALAYVIFTSGSTGEPKGVEIPHAAVWNTVADINARHGIGPDDRVLALSALDFDLSVYDVFGLLSAGGSLLVPTEDQRREPARWPGLVERYGVTVWNTVPALLDLLLDADEQGAPHVRGLRTALVSGDWIGLDLPGRLRARTARPCAFVAMGGATEAAIWSNTLTVTEVDPRWASVPYGRPLTGQHYRVVDPAGRDCPDWVPGELWIGGAGLARGYLGDPARTAEKFLVRDGRRWYRTGDLGRFRGDGLLEFLGRLDTQLKIAGHRVEAGEIEAALESHPALARAAVVAVGERTAKRLAAFAVPLNAAEPPAVEDLLGHLADRVPAYAVPSRVLLLPALPLTANGKVDRNALTDTAGPDPAPAGAEPPREGTETDLAALWREHLPEPVSDRHANFFTLGGDSLSALRLLTAIERRLGATVPVRRFFAAPTIAALAADITRTLAAHETAYETGEL; encoded by the coding sequence GTGAGCGATGAAGCAGTCGTCAAGGCGCGGACAGCGACGGAAGGTGACCCCGGCAGCCGCGACAGCCCGGCCCTCACGGCGCCGGCGGTGCGCGAGGCGGTCGCACACGCGCTGGACATGGCGCCGCGCGACCTGGACGGCGACCGCGACCTCTTCGAACTCGGCCTCGACTCACTGGTGCTGATGACCCTGGCGGGCACCTGGCGGCGCGCCGGCAGCACGGTCACCTTCCAGGACCTCGCCCGGGTCCCGACCCTCACGGCATGGACGGCCCTGCTCGCCCGCGCCCCGCGCGGCCCCGGGCCCGCCGCGGCGCGGCCCGTCCCCTCGGCGCGGGCGGAGACGGGCCCCTTCCCCCTGGCGACGATGCAGCACGCCTACTGGATCGGACGCCAGGACGGGCAGCCGCTCGGCGGCGTCGACGCGCACTTCTACGTCGAACTCGACGGCCACGACGTCGACCCGGCCCGGCTCGACACCGCCCTGCGCGAACTGGTGCGGCGGCACGGCATGCTGCGGGCCGTCTTCGACGACGAGGGACGCCAGCGCCACGGCGAGCCGGGCACGCCGCTGATCCTCCACGACCTGCGCGCCCACACGCCCGAAGAGGCCGACGCCGTACTGGAGTCGCTGCGCGAACGCGGCACCCACGCGCGCACCGACCTCGCCACCGGCGAGGTCTTCCGCGCCGCCCTGTGCCTGCTCCCGGACGGCCGCACCCGGCTCCGGATCGGCCTGGACATGATGGCCGGCGACGCGTTGAGCCTGCGCGTCCTCCTCTCCGACCTGCGACGCTTCTACGAGAGCCCCGACGACCCGCCGCCCGCGCTCACCCTCGACTACCGCCACTACCTCGCGGAGCACGACGCCCGGCGCGCGGCCGAACGCGAACGGCACGCCGCCTGGTGGCGCGAGCGCCTGCACCGGCTGCCGCGCGCCCCCCGGCTGCCGACGACCGTCGACCCGCTCACCCCCGTCGGCGCCGACGACACCGCGCTCACCCGCTCCCGCCGCCTCCACCACTGGCTCGGCCCCGACGACAAGGCGGCACTGCTCACGGCCGCCCGCCGGCACGGACTCACCCCCGCCGCGGCCCTCGCCACCGCCTTCGCCGAGGTCGTCGCCGCCTGGAGTGACACCCGGCGGTTCCTCCTCAACCTGCCGCTGTTCGACCGGGAGCCGTTCAGCCCCGAAGTCGCCCACTTGGTGGGGGACTTCAGCAGCTCGGTGCTGCTCGACGCGGACCTGGACGCACCCCTGCCCTTCCATCAGCAGGCCCGCCGGCTCCAGGAACGCCTCCAGGAGGGCATCTCCCACGGCGCGTACGGGGGCGTCGAGGTGCTGCGCGACCTCGCTCGTGCCGAGGGCGGCCCGGTACTGGCGCCCATCGTCTACACCAGCGCCATCGGGCTGGGCGAGATCTTCGAGCAGGACGTGCAGAAGTCCTTCGGACGACCCTCCTGGATCATCTCGCAGGGCCCCCAGGTGTACCTGGACGCCCAGGTCACCGAGCTCGACGGCGGACTGCTCCTCAACTGGGACGTGCGCGAGGGGGTGTTCGAGGCCGGGGTGCCCGACGCGGCGTTCGACGCCTACCGGCGCCTCGTCGGCCGCCTCCTCACGGACCCCGGCGCCTGGTCCCGCCCGGTGGACGGCCTCCTCGCCCCCGGCGTCCTCGCCCGGCGCGCGGTGGCGGCCCCGCCCTCCGCCCCGGTGCCGGAACGCGCCCTGCACACCCGCTTCTTCGCGCGCGCCGAGACCGACCCGGACCGCACCGCGGTCCTCCCCGCCACCGGCACCCCGCTCACCTACGGCGCACTCGCCCGCGCGGCACGGCGGATCGCCGCGCTGCTGCGCGACCACGGGGTCCGCGAGGGCGACACCGTCGCGGTGACCCTGCCCAAGGGCGTCGGCCAGATCGCCGCGGTCCTCGGCGTCCTGGCGGCCGGCGCGGCCTACGCCCCCGTCGGCGTGGAACAGCCCGCCGTGCGCCGGGCGCGCATCCACTCCGTGGCCGGCGCCTCCGCCGTCCTCACCGACCGGGCGCACGCCCACCTCTGCGCGGACACCGCCGCCCCAGCCCCAGTACTCCTCGTCGAGGACGCGACGACGGCCGCGCCCGCCCCGGTCGTCCTGCCCGACCCCGGCCTGCCCGCCTACGTCCTGTTCACGTCCGGCTCGACGGGGCTGCCCAAGGGCGTCGAGGTGTCCCACCGCGCGGTCGTCAACACCGTCGAGGCGATGGCCGAGCAGCTCGGGCTCGGCCCCCAGGACCGTACCCTCGCCCTCTCCGCCCTGGACTTCGACCTCGCCACCTGGGACATCTTCACCCCGCTCTCCCTGGGCGGCCAGGTCGTCACCGTCGGGCAGGAGCACCGCCGCGACGCCCACCACTGGGCGCGACTGGTGCGCACCCACGGCGTGACGCTGGTGCAGTGCGTGCCCGCGCTCCTCGACCTGCTGATGGCCGCGGGCGAGGACGCCCGGGACGGCGCGGGGCTCGGGGACTCCCTGCGCATGGTCCTGCTCGGCGGGGACTGGATCGGGCTCGACCAGCCCGCCAGGCTCCGGGCCCTCGTACCCGGCTGCCGGTTCGTCGCACTCGGCGGCATGACGGAGGCGGCCGTCCACTCGACGGTCTTCGAGGTGGCCGAGACCGACCCGGCCTGGACGTCCGTGCCGTACGGGGTGCCGCTGCGCAACATGCGGGCCCGCGTCGTGGACGGACGCGGGCGCGACTGCCCCGACCTCGTCCCCGGGGAGCTGTGGATCGGCGGCCCCGGCGTGGCCAACGGCTACCGGGCCGATCCCGGGCGTACCGCCGAACGCTTCGTGGAGCACGACGGCGAGCGCTGGTACCGCAGCGGCGACCTGGCGCGCTATCGGCCCGACGGCGTGCTGGAGTTCCTCGGCCGCGCCGACCACCAGGTGAAGATCGGCGGCCACCGCATCGAACTCGGCGAGGTCGAGTCCGCGCTGGAGGACGACCCCGCCGTGCTGCACGCGGTCGCCACGGTCCTCGACACCCCGGTACGGCACCTGGCCGCGGCCGTGTCCGCGCGCGGTCGCGCGCCGGGCCCGGACACCGCGCCCGCCCGTGGAGAGACACCCGGCCCGGACGCCGTGCGCGCCCGTGGTGCGGCACCCGACCCCGACGCCGTACGCGCCCGGGCGGCGGAGCGGCTGCCCGCCTACATGGTGCCCGAGCGCGTCCTCGTCCTCGACGAGCTGCCGCTGACCGCCAACGGCAAGCTCGACCGGGCGGCGGTCCACCGGACACTCACCGAGGCCGCGGGCCGTGCCGCGCCCCGCATCTCCGCCCCGGCCGGCCCGGTGGAGAGCGCCGTCGCGGCCGAGTGGGCCGATCTGCTGGGCGGGGCCGAAGTGGGGCGCGAGAGCGGCTTCTTCCTGCTGGGCGGGGACTCCCTGATCGCGACCCGCCTGATCGGCCGGCTGCGCGCCGCCGGCTTCCCGGACGCCCGCGTGGCCGACCTGTTCGCCCACCCTGTGCTCCAGGACTTCTGCGCGACGCTGCGCCCCCGCCCGTCCGACGACCGGGAGCCCGCCCCGCCCGTCCTCGTCCCCGACCCGGACCGCGCCCACGAGCCCTTCCCGCTGACGGACGTCCAGGCCGCCTACCACACCGGCCGCGACCCCCGCTTCACCCTCGGTGGCGTCGGCACCTGGCACTACACCGAGTTCGACGGCACCGGCGTCGACCTGGACCGGCTGGAGCACGCCTGGAACACCCTCGTGCGACGGCACGGCATGCTCCGGGCCGTCGTCGAGGACGGGCACCAGCGGGTCCTGCCCGAGGTCCCGCGGGTGCGCGTCCCGGTGGAGGACGCGCCCGCCGGAGCGGAGGCCGAGGCCCTGGCGGGCCTCCGCGCCCGCCTGTCCCAGCAGGTCCGCGACCCCGCGCGGTGGCCGCTGTTCGCCCTCGGGGCCGTACGCCACCACGGCGACGACGGCGAGGTGCGCACCCGCCTCGGCATCGGCCTGGACTACCTCGTCCTCGACGCCCTCTCCCTCACCACCCTCTACGCCGAACTGAACGCCCTCTACGCCGACCCGGACCACCGGCTGCCGCCCGTCGACATCACCTTCCGCGACTGCCTGACCGGTCTCCCCGCGGACCCCGGGTCGGTGGCCCGGGCCCGCGCCCACTGGCAGGACCGGCTCGCCGAACTGCCGCCCCCGCCCGCCCTGCCCCACGACCGGGATCCGGCCACGCTCCAGGCGCCCGTCTTCACCCGCCGCCGGCTGACCCTGCCCGCCGAGGACTGGCGGGCGGTGAAACGGCGCGCGGTCCGGTACGGCCTGACACCCTCCACCGTGCTGCTGGCCCTGTACGCGGAAGTCCTGGAGGCCTGGAGCGGAACCGACGCCGTCACCGTCACGCTCACCCTCTTCAACCGGCGCGACACGCACCCCCACATCCACCGGGTACTGGGCGACTTCACCACCCTCTCCCTCGCCGGGCACCGGCGCGAGGGCGCGGCCTGGCTCCCGGCGGCCCTCGCCCTGCAACGCCGTCAGGCGGCGGACCTGGACCACACCGACGTGCCGGTCGACTGGCTGCTGCGGGAGTTCGGCCGCCGCACGGGCACCGTGGACGCCGCCGCGCCCGTGGTGTTCACCAGCGCCATCGGCGTGGGCGACGCCACGCTGGCCGGCCCGGGCACCGGCTTCCCCGAGAAGGTCTGGGGCATCTCCCAGTCCCCGCAGGTCTGCCTGGACAACCAGGTCACCGAGGAGTCCGGGAACCTCGTCGTCACCTGGGACGCGGTGGAGGAGCTGTTCCCCGAGGGCGTGGTGGACGCCATGTTCGACGCCCACGCGGCCCTGCTGAGCCACCTCGTCACCGGCGACTGGGAGGCACCGCTGCCCGACCTGTTGCCCGCCGCCCAGGGCGCCCGGCGTGCCGCCGCCGCACGGGAGGCCGCCCTGGAGCCGGCCGACCCGCGCCCGCTGCACGAGACCTTCTTCGCCCGCGCGGCCGACCGCCCCGACCGCACCGCCCTGGTCACGACGGCGGGGGAGGAGACGAGCTACGGAACCCTCGCCGCACAGGCACTGCGCACCGCCGCCGCGCTCGTCGACGCGGGCGTGGCGCCGGGCGAGCCGGTCGCGGTCACCCTGCCCAAGGGCCCGGAGCAGATCGCGGCGGTCCTGGGCGTCCTCGCGGCGGGCGCCGCCTACGTCCCCCTCGGCCACGGACAGCCCGCCGCCCGGCTCGCGCGGGTCCACGCCACGGCACGGTTCCGCATCGTCGTCGGACAATGGCCCGACCAGGACGGTACGGGCCCCCGCGCCCTCCCCTTCCCCACCACGCAGACCCACGAGCCGCTGCCGGCGCCGCTCGGAACGTCCCCCTCGGCCCTCGCGTACGTGATCTTCACCTCCGGGTCGACGGGCGAGCCCAAGGGCGTCGAGATCCCGCACGCCGCCGTCTGGAACACGGTCGCGGACATCAACGCCCGGCACGGCATCGGCCCGGACGACCGGGTCCTCGCCCTGTCCGCGCTGGACTTCGACCTCTCCGTGTACGACGTCTTCGGCCTGCTCTCCGCGGGCGGTTCCCTCCTCGTCCCCACCGAGGACCAGCGCCGCGAACCGGCCCGCTGGCCCGGTCTGGTGGAGCGGTACGGCGTCACCGTGTGGAACACCGTCCCCGCCCTGCTCGACCTCCTGCTCGACGCCGATGAACAGGGCGCTCCCCACGTGCGGGGGCTGCGCACCGCGCTGGTCTCCGGCGACTGGATCGGCCTCGACCTCCCCGGCCGACTGCGCGCCCGCACCGCACGGCCCTGCGCGTTCGTCGCCATGGGCGGCGCGACCGAGGCCGCCATCTGGTCCAACACCCTCACCGTCACCGAGGTGGACCCGCGGTGGGCGTCCGTGCCCTACGGCCGCCCCCTGACCGGGCAGCACTACCGGGTGGTCGATCCGGCCGGGCGGGACTGCCCCGACTGGGTCCCGGGCGAACTGTGGATCGGCGGCGCGGGACTGGCCCGCGGCTATCTGGGCGATCCCGCCCGCACCGCCGAGAAGTTCCTCGTACGGGACGGGCGGCGCTGGTACCGGACGGGCGACCTGGGCCGGTTCCGCGGCGACGGGCTGCTGGAGTTCCTCGGCCGCCTCGACACCCAGCTCAAGATCGCCGGCCACCGTGTCGAGGCGGGGGAGATCGAGGCCGCCCTGGAGTCCCACCCGGCCCTCGCCCGGGCCGCCGTCGTGGCCGTGGGGGAGCGCACCGCGAAGCGCCTGGCCGCCTTCGCCGTACCCCTCAACGCCGCCGAACCCCCGGCAGTCGAGGACCTCCTGGGCCACCTCGCGGACCGCGTCCCCGCCTACGCCGTCCCGTCCCGCGTCCTGCTGCTGCCCGCCCTGCCGCTCACCGCCAACGGCAAGGTCGACCGCAACGCCCTGACGGACACGGCGGGCCCCGACCCCGCGCCCGCCGGCGCCGAACCCCCGCGCGAGGGCACCGAGACGGATCTCGCCGCGCTCTGGCGGGAGCACCTGCCGGAACCCGTGTCCGACCGCCACGCCAACTTCTTCACCCTCGGCGGCGACAGCCTCTCCGCGCTGCGCCTGCTCACGGCGATCGAACGCCGCCTCGGCGCCACCGTGCCCGTCCGCCGCTTCTTCGCCGCACCGACCATCGCCGCGCTCGCCGCGGACATCACCCGAACGCTCGCGGCCCACGAGACCGCCTACGAGACCGGAGAGCTGTGA